The sequence AAGGCTAATGAGCAAATTATCGGGTGTTTTCCGCCTTCACAAGATTTACGTCATGTTTGTCAGAATAATTCCGTTCTCGAAATCGTTTTTGCCGATTAAATCTTGACTACATGAAATTATTCGTCATATGTGTACTTTTCTACAGATTACAGACTTTCAACGTTGAGAATTTATCTCTGGGATAAACGTAATGCCTAACATTCTCTCATGCATTTCCTCCTGGTACGAGAGTACAAAGTTTATTATTCGGCGGTGCTCGTGACGATGTTCGTGTACCTTCGTGCCACAGCCCGCGCCCTAGTCTTCCTAGCTACCTGAAAATCAATGCAAATCTCATTTCGAGAGACTATAGACATCTCCAACTCGGCACACGTCGGCTTATTTCAGTATTGAACCTCCCAATTGCGTTTCACatttatttgttattgatGAAACGAGGAATGGAAACAGTAATAACAAGATTGCAAGTTTCGCATAGTGAATTGCTGCAGGAATGTATACGTATACCTATATAAATGAGCTCGATGACGCACAACAACATAACATTCAATGTGAAACTAGCTTTATCTTTTTCATCTTCTCACATTATTCAGGAATGAATTATCATCGATAGACCATTATCCGATAAAATCACCTTTCGCACATTTAGTTATTTTTCCTCGGAAATAGTTCGCGATAAAACGTCTCCAGTCAATATTGtcaaacaattgaaatttattgcatCACATTTCTACAGCCGTAAAAATTGTACGATGTGTATTGTAAAGATTAACACTGTCGTTATCTGACTGTGGAAATTCTCTGATGTCGATAAGAATTATTGGCGcatttgatgaaaatattatcgTCTTTGTTGGCTAAGTTAATCACAGATAAAGTTTGATAGAACCATTTAGAGTTCATAAACCTCATTTGAGTAGAtgactctcatttttttctgctttCAGATGTCTGATTCTAACCCTGAGATGAGGTCAACAGCAGCGAGAATTTGTCGTGAATCTTTAGCTGGAATTTGGAAACACGTCAACTCGGATAACATTGTCGTCAAGCATATAAGGTCTGTTAATCACATTTATATTGCTGGTATTTATGACAATAGTCAAGAAAAGTGGCGCATAGTTattctttctttttcaattttctcctgACGCTTGAATAAAGTGAATATTTGATTGAATGTTTCAGTGGGGGTCTCAGTAACTGGATGTACCTGGTGCAGTTACCAGAAGGCACTGTTCCACTGCGCGGGGAACCCCGTCAGGTGCTGATACGAATCTATGGTCAAATGCATGGAGAAAAGACAGTGGAAAGTATGATCACGGAGTCTGTTATATTTGCTTTACTCTCAGAGAGAAAGTTGGGGCCAAAACTCCACGGTCTCTTCCCTGGTGGTAGGATTGAAGAGTACATTCCAGCTCGTCCATTGCTTACTAAGGAGCTAGCTGATCCAGAGTTGAGTGCATTGGCAGCTGAGAAAATGGCTCAGATACATAGAATGCAGGTACCAATTAACAAAGAACCCACATGGCTGTGGAACTCTATGGCTAATTGGCTGGGTACTGTTGAAGAGGTACTGAATAATTTTGGAGATATTGACGACAAGCACATGGCTATTGTTGATAACATAAGGTCTCTGCAGCTTGAAAAGGAGATTGCGTGGTGTAGGTGAGTGTCCCCTGGCTTTAATTACACTCATCGTTGTGCAGACGAGGAATAGTATTTTCAATTGagtgtcaataaattttcgaatacGCGACATTGTTTATTTTAGAAATGTGGTAAATCAGCAGAAGCACGAGGTGGTCTTCTGTCACAACGACATGCAGGAGGGCAACATTCTCCTTCGTCAAAATACCCGCAAACGTGAATTAGTGCTAATAGACTTCGAGTATTCGGCGTACAATTATCGTGCTTTTGATGTAGCTAATCATTTCGTAGAGTGGCAGTACGATTACACAGCCTCGGAGTATCCATTCTACTACGAGAGACAGAATGCTGAGCCCACGGATGAACAAAAGGTAAGTTGCGTGACGGGGGGCTAGATGGGTTAAAAGAATCAGAATAATGTTTGCTCCTTGGTAAGGACAAATTTTCCCTCTATTTGTACATTCGATTCGTTCAAATCGTTCGATTTCATATGACTGAGGAAACCCAGTTTTCTTATTTGAAGTGGGCATACGTGTGATCATTTACAGGATCATTAATCATTTTCATGGTAATTGTATTTACTGAATACCATTAAAgtcttcagattttttttttcacttcattgCAATTGCTTTCAGTTCGGGAAATGACACACCACATCATATAGAGCTAATTTTCCTTATTGGTAATGTCTTTAATTAAGTGATACCGAAGTACAGTTGAAAGGAAAATGTATTTTGACTCTGTAAGATCACGTGTAAGCTGATCATATCATTAAAATCGTGAACATAAGAgatattaaaatttacatgGGAGATATTTATGATCTCTGAGACAGGGGGGTTGTTAGGGACAACGTTGGCGTGTGTTGCGTGTGTATATGTTAGTTTCACAGGGTCACTAAGTACTGACGAGAAGGCTGAAGGCCTCCGTAACTTCACTTATGATGGTGATATTGGCATCGACAACATTATGCTGGCCCCTAGTGGAATCCAAGAGAGACGGCCAGGTGTGGGCCATCCAACAATTTGGCGAGCTCCAAGCATCTCAACAATCACTAGAGTACCTTGTACACGCACTCTCAATAatcaaatgaataatgaagCTCGAAAATAGTTGGTTTATTGTCATAATCCAACGATAATTATTAGtgtttcaaaattaatattgCAGTGCGTTCAGATATTACCATGTTATGGTATATGTTATAGTGTTTTCAGAGGTTTTCACACACCTCCTGATAAATATCATCAATATGCACtgtattttatataattttatatGATTTATATAGGCATATTATCACATTAATCATTGGGATATATTGATCCTTTATTCAAAacgattgtattttttttttatcgaagttACGTTTCttgataatttgaattttgttgatttATCATCACTATTTGCAATGTGAGATTATCAATATTTCGTTCCGAGTTTGTAATCATTAATTTTGGTAATCAAATCATCATTAAATTACTGCGAAAATcattatctgaaaaaaaattctttaagaTTATAAAATTCATGGAATATAGTAGCTTTTTTATCTACTTCTACTTCTCAGCGACCACTGAACTaatacattttcattttctcttgaTAGCTCCACTTCATTAGACATTACTTGAAAACACTGGGCAAGGAGGATCCGCTTGAAGAGGAGAAATTGTTGGATGAAATTAAAGTTTTCACGATGATTAGCCATCTGCTGTGGGGATTGTGGGGCATTGTCAATTCTAATTCACAGATTCCCTTTGGGTACTTGGtgagttaaaaatatttttattcgtatATTTATCGCGGTACTGGATTCATCATTGACATCTCAACGTATTTTTATCATCAGGAATTTGCTGACAGTCGATTGAGGAGCTACCAGTgcttaaaagaaaaaatgattgtATCTGGACCAATACGATGTGGTGTAAAAAGGAAGGACGAGCACAACGATTGAATctgatgctttttttttcattcactttgAGAAAAAGAGTCCAACTCAAGACCCAATTGTTGATcagagagtaaaaaaaaataatgaatgaactGCCAGAAGAGTGAGTGGATGTTTATACCAACTGAATGATTGATTGCTTCCGTGATAATAATTGACATTGTCGTTAACGCCAGTTTAATGATCATCGATATCGATACAATCATCGATCGATGTTGAGGGTGAGGGAAGAGAGTTTATCAACCTACCTCAAAAATGTGATACATAGATTAAGAGCGAGGAATTGCTATCTTTTGATAAGTGAGGAAGAATAGGTAAGAGATCATCAATTAAACTTGCTTGGACCTcagatgaattttattcacaatGTCAATAGTTAAGGTTGGATTTTCAATACATATTGTCTATCCTCCTCAATTATCAACGAAATAATCGATGAGATCAAAAATTAGCGAACTACTTGACCTGAAAATATCGTcacagaaagaaaaagaacAACGTGTCTTTGAATAACGAAAGAACTTTACTGACGTTGATTAATTTTCGTATCATGAGGCATTTGTGACTTGAAAACATTTAATGTGTGTTATTTTGAGGGATTGTCAATTAAGAAGCGGAATGTggcatcatttttattacgaCCAGATGTGGAGTAACGAATAGTCGAATAGTTGTTACGTTTTTTAGCCAGCTTTCGTTAAAGGGCTTTTTCGGAGTGAGTTGTTCGTCGATGGTAGtcttttttaatgagaaacgACGTCTTCAGTATTTTCAATCGACAGCAAGTGGCcttgtattatttttatcaatcaaACGTATTTTATTCTCCTCGCGGATGCTCTCAACTGCTTATTTTCGAGTACTAAACGCAATCCTTGTTTCGAAATAAAGTTAGCTGGGTGTAAGATCTTCGCcgataaaaaatgaacaactTCGTCATCAACAACAGTATTAATATGTCGATATTAGGCAGTTGGTATTAAGCCCCTCCATGTTTTATTGGAGATATCCAACAGCATAAAAGCCAGTTGGTACTACAACATTCAACGCTGTATACCAATTGGCCATATAATTAGTACTTATTGAACATCCATTGATGttgatttattgattgatGACACCGACTTTGGTTATTGAAAAGAAGGACCATTTACTTAAAACTATgtctttattttattcagttgATTGGTCCTATTTCATAAAACCGGTATTTAACCAATAATGCGGGAGTACTTATGGgaaaaactatatttttttcgataacTGGGTATCTTAACtgcataaaaatttcaatgaaacattattctaatgaaaaatcatgactATTATTTAACCTTCATAcgtttgatgatttttcaattgtaaatattagtgccttctgttattttttcatcattgatTCTGTATAcgtgtatttttattgatagctgaaagtttatttcaataaaattattactgGACGATACAATTGTCATCACTTGAACCTACTCTATTTTACATATGAACATAATAATGAGTCTGGAGatattacaattttatttgtatttgaaaaatgaattttccctttagaaaaacaattttttaatgcatgCACATcgcatgaaaatatttgataaaattcatGGGTAATTAGCGTTACGTTAATTATGTTCAGTAGAAAAATCCGAGAAAGTGATTACCAGActggaaaattgattatttataaattatttatagcaAGATGTGAGGtgctttaaaaaataacaatttctccaggattttcaattaaaataagatatatattttcgtcaattaaacaaatgttttacaaaacatttttttccattctctgTCATTCGGTGCCTTTCCAACGGAAATATTAATTCCAATAAAGCTATTATTTAGGAAAACAATGACTCTCAATTAATCGTTCCATTTCATCGccctgaaataaataatcccaGCAAATGAATCTCGATCACGCTCTGAAGAAGTTGATCAAGCAAAAACTGTAGCCACACCTTCTCTCCGGGTCTTTATTTCCCTGACATTTCTGCGGGAGGGGGAGCCGACAGTAGTGGGCGATCGAacgtaaaaaaatctttaacaACAATCTACTCTCCCCTTAACCACCCCTCCATTCCCCCTCGCCAGTCACCTCCTCGCGACCCCCCAACCGTGATCCTCGTGAAATGAATGGAATGCCGGCCCACGCTTCTCCCAGGGATATATGAACGGCAACCCACCCGCGCTTCACCATATACCAAAGCAAACTCCAAAGATACTCTTACTGTGCTTTACTATTCCCCCACTCTCTGCCACCCCCGCAAATCAATGATATTCCTTTACGGTTCTAGTTCTCGTTCTAAAGCAGATGATTCAATTGATCATGAGtattaaatattgaatcaGCGAATGACGGTtcattaaatagaaaaaaaatattttcaattttcgtgaCACCTTATTGACAGTCATTTTCCTGTGGGAGAATGAAGATAATTAAAGGGAGAAgcgtttaataattaatgcaaTTGTCTGGAAAATTTCGGAAGATCCTCTAGATGTAAAAGTAAACCAGTAATtgagttaattaattcactaaCTTCATACTAATTTACCCtctcaaaaaatattctcaatgaattaattacgaAGAGGGAAAAACTCCCTGGTtttaagtaattaattaagaacTATCGAAAATCCACCTCCACCTCCGCCACCTCCTTCCAGCTGACTTCATTCATGCCTCCACCTCTCGACCCACCATCCAAAAAATACCTCTCCCATTACCCCCCGAAAATCCCATCTGAGCTAACCGACACCCACAAATCTGCAGTTATTCCTCCCGAAAAAGGTAATaacgcaaaaaaacattattttaccGTGGGTATGAGTACGTGGGTGGTAGGGCTGGTTGAATCTAATATCTACTCACCTCTTCCCGTCCTTCCTCACCGCTCACCAACCTACTGTTATTTACCACTTGCCCTCGCGTGTGCGCGGAGTTCCCCTTCCCCACCAAACTGTCGACACAACCCACGCCTCGTTAATGAAAACATCTTTGTCAATGAACTGACGTCAGACACATCTGCCATTGGTCACATACCCTGTACCATGTGACTTTCAACGAATCAGAATTGGCGTTTCCACTCTGCCCTGACTGTTATCCGCCGCCATTTGCCCATTCTCCAAGGAAGGACGCTAGTGGCAAGGTGTGGCTGCCTCTCTGCTCCGACCATCGTGAGCACTTGACAAGTACCAAGCCTCCTGTGTACCAGGAACATTGTGGCTTGTTGAAGACGATTTAACTATCGTTTGTCGGGGCGGGGGGGAGGGATGGGGGGCGGGGAGGTTGGTCACAATGAGGGAAATAATCGAGTGGAGTGATGAAATAATGGTTTTGGAATGTAATTGACCCCTGGGGGTAAATGGACGGATATTAATTCGGAGGGATGATACTTGACAGGGCTACAATTGTCAATGAAAACATAAAGTGTTATCAGTGGATTTGCAATGTATCCACTGATTGCAGTGAAGTGACAGTACAAGTGGAGAGATGAGAATTCGTCAGTTGGGGTGAGGAGAGAAAATGCAGGATAAATAGTGAGGGAGGAATCCTGGATTGGATGTGGGACTGGGGTGCTATACGCGCAGCATCCCTTCGTCAGAAATCAGTGGAGACTatgagagtgagtgagagagaggacGCGGccaatattctttttttttttatcaccggAAGAGGTACAGCGGCGCGAGAGGGATGATAAGAGTTGTGTGTTGATACTGGAGAATTTGTTCACGAGTTTTTGATCAATGGTGGAGCAGGGTTGGGGGATTTATTTGATCAGTATTTGTTAATCAACGGTGAGGTTGTGATACTGAATAAATACCTTCTGTGGATCAATAATGGGGAGCTAGGACTCTCGCGGAGTTTGGATTTTGCTCCAGTGGATCTCGTTGTTTACGATATTAGGAGGTTAATTGTTCAGAATAAATCGAGAATTTATTGCCTTTGGACGTGGGACATTAACTGGTGATTCATCAGGACATCGTGAATTTTATGATACGGATAATAAGACACGATGCCGGGGGAGGGTATGAGTGAAGAGGGCTTTGTGAGGGTTGAGTGGTTGTTCAGGGAATTGAGATCTCAAGATGGACCTGAGAGGTTACTCATACTGGACTGCAGAGgtcatttggaatttttagaGGCTCATATCAGGGGCTCTGTACCATTGGCAATACCCAGTATCATGCTGAGACGTCTTGCTGCTGGCAAAGTTGACTTATTAGCGACAATAAGGTGTATTGAGCTCAGGAACCGGGTTGAGGCGTTTTTGTATGGGGATGATGATAACCGGGGGACGTTTATACTCGTTGGAGATACCACTGATCCAGCTGGACATCAGGGGGAGACTATTCAGGTATTGAGCAGGCGATTGAGGAACTGCGGTGGCTGCGTTGCGACACTCATTGgtaagattttttatttaagatgaagaagttttttttcaagtatgTAGATCCTTTGTCAGCCTTTCTCAACAAGTAGATCAGCTTATCACTGGCACAAGATgatggaatcatttttttccatcaatagAAATCGAGATACTTTTTTCGAGACAAATTGCTGGTACCAAATGTTTTACCAATTttatcaacgatttttttttactgtgacTGCATTGATCAGCGTGGGCAACCCTGTTGATCAATGAgacggaatttaattttccatttataaatCGGGGGAAATTATGGCAGGGTGATTACACAATTATCGATTCAGAGAGAACGTGTGTGTGGATGTTCTGGGGAagggggggatttttttttttctggtgaagAGAATGATATCATCGTCTGTCGACGGAATATCAGCACCGGAAATGTTGGTATTCATCACGTGATGGTATCAGGAAGATATCAGTTGAACTGATGGACGAGCCAACCGGCATCGAGTTgtgaatgaaatattgatttgaGAGCTGACGTTAGGCTTTCCTTTTTCCTTTAACATCTGATTTCAGTGAATGTTGAGGGGGTTATAGGCAGTCCATTCACCCTTGTCGAGACGTCTTTATTCATTGTCCGGGGGGGAGTTTTTTTATCGTGTATTAGTAATTCATTTTGTGCGTGTAGAAATAAGACCCTCGGAGTTACTTGTGATGGGCCGTTAATCGagcgatttatttattcattatttctgtcattgaaaatttttgttgcgATTAATT is a genomic window of Diachasmimorpha longicaudata isolate KC_UGA_2023 chromosome 16, iyDiaLong2, whole genome shotgun sequence containing:
- the LOC135170172 gene encoding choline/ethanolamine kinase isoform X2, translated to MVCLEMSDSNPEMRSTAARICRESLAGIWKHVNSDNIVVKHISGGLSNWMYLVQLPEGTVPLRGEPRQVLIRIYGQMHGEKTVESMITESVIFALLSERKLGPKLHGLFPGGRIEEYIPARPLLTKELADPELSALAAEKMAQIHRMQVPINKEPTWLWNSMANWLGTVEEVLNNFGDIDDKHMAIVDNIRSLQLEKEIAWCRNVVNQQKHEVVFCHNDMQEGNILLRQNTRKRELVLIDFEYSAYNYRAFDVANHFVEWQYDYTASEYPFYYERQNAEPTDEQKLHFIRHYLKTLGKEDPLEEEKLLDEIKVFTMISHLLWGLWGIVNSNSQIPFGYLEFADSRLRSYQCLKEKMIVSGPIRCGVKRKDEHND
- the LOC135170172 gene encoding choline/ethanolamine kinase isoform X1, whose translation is MSRFLPSQLRFLRASDLTKMGVSSKMSDSNPEMRSTAARICRESLAGIWKHVNSDNIVVKHISGGLSNWMYLVQLPEGTVPLRGEPRQVLIRIYGQMHGEKTVESMITESVIFALLSERKLGPKLHGLFPGGRIEEYIPARPLLTKELADPELSALAAEKMAQIHRMQVPINKEPTWLWNSMANWLGTVEEVLNNFGDIDDKHMAIVDNIRSLQLEKEIAWCRNVVNQQKHEVVFCHNDMQEGNILLRQNTRKRELVLIDFEYSAYNYRAFDVANHFVEWQYDYTASEYPFYYERQNAEPTDEQKLHFIRHYLKTLGKEDPLEEEKLLDEIKVFTMISHLLWGLWGIVNSNSQIPFGYLEFADSRLRSYQCLKEKMIVSGPIRCGVKRKDEHND